From the genome of uncultured Bacteroides sp.:
GTATCTTGCTCATAGTGAGATTTGAACGTAGAATCGACATATACGGGAGGGATAGACAAAATCTTTGAAAAATAACCAGTGGAAATAATGTTTCTGCTAAAATTTGTAGCAGCTTGAGATGTATTATATCGCTTTACATCTCCTAATGGCACAATGCCAGGTAGATATATACTATTGCTCATAAAAAAAATGCAGGTTTAAAATAACGCAGGATACCAGATTCTATACATTTAATACATCTATGAAATTGTTGTAATCTGAAAATGAATTGGCATTCTCTTTCAACCATTCTACAGGTTTGTCCCACCATTTTGAATTTTCAATATTTGAAATTTCAGTGGGTGTAAACCGATATCTTATTATTCTTGCCGGCACACCCCCTACAATGGCAAATGGTGGAATATCTTTAGTAACCACAGCTCCTGCTGCAACAATAGCCCCATTCCCAATAGTAATACCTCCAATTATAATAACATTCTGGCCAATCCAAACATCACTGCCAATAATCACTGTACGACCATTAATCGATAAATGTTCTTTAAACTTCGTTTTCGTGACAAAAGTCTCACCGCACTGCATTTCCATA
Proteins encoded in this window:
- a CDS encoding CatB-related O-acetyltransferase — encoded protein: MPLNEKDSIMISYNNPIRQFLVRIWRNYKRLLYKSNNIFISHNVRFNNDSKFDCFVKVNDGVSINNTSIGRYSYINHDSKLDNCSIGSFCSIAANVTVISATHPSSGFISTSPVFHSMEMQCGETFVTKTKFKEHLSINGRTVIIGSDVWIGQNVIIIGGITIGNGAIVAAGAVVTKDIPPFAIVGGVPARIIRYRFTPTEISNIENSKWWDKPVEWLKENANSFSDYNNFIDVLNV